The DNA sequence AAAATAGCAATCTCTGTACAACATTTTTTAATTCTCTTACATTTCCAAACCAATTATAATTTAATAAATAATCAATTCCGGATTTATCAATCGTAGGATTTTGCAAACCCATTTCTCTGCTGAATCGATTTAAAAAATGATCAATCAATTCAGTAATATCCGATTGGCGTTTTCTTAAAGGTTGAATTTTTATTGGAACAACATTTAATCTATAATACAAATCTTCTCTAAATCTATTTTCACGAACAAGTTCTTCAAGATTTTTATTTGTTGCGGCAATAATTCTGACATCAACTTTTAATCTTTCAGTTCGTCCGATTTTTTCAATTTCACCTTCTTGAATTACACGAAGCAATTTAACTTGTGCAGATTGCGGAAGTTCAGAAACTTCATCCAAAAATATTGTTCCGTTATTTGCGATTTCAAAAAGTCCGAGTTTTTTACTCACCGCGCCAGTAAAAGCTCCTTTTTCATAACCGAATAATTCGCTTTCAATTAAATCGTGAGGCAAGCCTCCGCAATTTATTGGTACAAATTTTTCATACTTTCTGTTGCTTCTATAATGAATATTATTTGCGACTAATTCTTTTCCGGTTCCGGATTCTCCGTAAATTAAAACGTTAACATCCGTCTTTGCATATTTATCAATTTGATCTAATAACAACTTTGTTGCTTCATCATTTCCAATTATTCTTTTTTGAATTAATATTTCTTCAATATTTTGTTTCAATTTAGTTTTGGATATTGAATTTTTTAATTCCAATTTTCTTTTTTCAAAAGCATTGAAAATACTTATTAAAAAATCCGTTGGCTGGTAAATAAATTTTTCAATATCGCCGGGATATTTTGTGCAATACCAAAAAGCACCGGCGTTTAATAAACGATTAGCAAATTCAAAATCCGTCATATCAATTGTAAGTTTTGTAACAACGATTATTTGAATTGCGAAATCTATTTTTTTTATTTCTAAAATTAATTCTTCGCCGCGCAAACCTCCCGCAATTTGATAATCCATAATTATTACATCAAACGAAACTGATTTATCTTTTATCAAACTTAAAGCATCCAATCCGTTAGAAACAATATCAACTATTTCCAAATTATGCTGCATAAGATCGATTGTATTTTTAACTCTTCTAACATCAAAATCTTCATCTTCTATTAAAAGTATTTTTACTTTTTCATTTAACATTAACTTCTCCTAATTTTTAATAACCAAAGAAATTTTAGCTCCGCCTTCTTTAAGATTTTCCGCATCAATCATCCACAAACATCTTTTTGTTGCCATTTGATGTGCGATATAACAGCCGTATCCTCTATTGGTTTTTTCATCATTTGTTGAAACACTTTCCGAAAATATTTTTTTAATTCCTTCATCGCTTAATTCTAATAATTCTTGTTTAATTCCAACGCCATTATCTTTAATTTCGATTAAAGATGTATTTGTTTCCGAATTATATTTTGTTGTAACTGTAATTACAACATTTTTTACTTTTGAGTGATCAATCGAATTTTGCATTAACGGTTCGACAATTTCCCAAACGACAAATTCATTAATTTTTACATTTGGAAGTTTGTCATCCAACTCCAATTTGAAACTGAAAACATTTGTGCTTCTTGATATTCGCAAAAATAAATTATCAATAATAAATTTTATAACTTCATTAATATTTGTAGAGAAAATAGGATTTCGAATTGTGTGAATCGGCGGATCGTACCATTTCATATCATAAATTACGCGGGAAATAAAATTTGCATATTTATTTAATTTATCTTTTGATGAAGAAATATTTTCGGTCGTAAGATGTCGCAAATCTTCTTTAATAAATCCCATAACTTTTTCAGCTTTATGATGCGTATGGTAAATACGTTTTGTAAACATTGCTTCTTTGTTGTGATCAATTTGATCTTTTAAATGTTCTTCTCTTTCTTCGTAAAATAAAGTTTTTGCTTCGTCCCTTTCTCTAACTGTATATGATGAAATATAATACATTGCCAATAATCCCAAAACAATCAGCGAAGTATAAATTATCGCAACCTCATCATAGCTTGATAAAATTTCTTCTGTAATGAATTTAAAATTTGGTTTATTCTTCATATAAAATACACCAATAAATTCGCCATGCGGAACAAAAGGAACAAGAATATGAAAAGTTTGATCTTCATCCAACAAACTGTAAATTTCTTCTTGTTTCATCAATTCTTGTTTATGCTGAAGAAATAAATCGGCTGCAATTTTGAAATAATTATTTACCGGAGAAAGTTCTGTTGTTTTATGATTTAGAAAATCATAAAATATTTTCCCATCATTTATGATATATGGAATATTATCCTTTAAAATAATTAAGCAAGTTTGTTTAACATTTGGTTCAAGCAATTGTTGACTAAAAATAATATTAAACGACTGTATTATTTTTTTCTTACTTTCCTCATTTTTTTCAACGCTGTTATTAATATTTTCAACTAAAAGTTCTAAAGAAGTTGTATTTAGATTTGCCATTCTTTCTGCAGAATCTCTTTGATACCAATTTTGAGTTTTATCTAAAAAATTTTCCAGCGAAGTTTTTTGAATTATTGATAAAATTATTTGAAATGCAACCAAAACAATTAGCAATACCGTAAGGTGTTTAAATTCAAATCTGTATCTTCCAAAATTTTCTGAAATTGTATTCTTTTTCATCTT is a window from the Ignavibacteriota bacterium genome containing:
- a CDS encoding sigma-54-dependent Fis family transcriptional regulator, encoding MLNEKVKILLIEDEDFDVRRVKNTIDLMQHNLEIVDIVSNGLDALSLIKDKSVSFDVIIMDYQIAGGLRGEELILEIKKIDFAIQIIVVTKLTIDMTDFEFANRLLNAGAFWYCTKYPGDIEKFIYQPTDFLISIFNAFEKRKLELKNSISKTKLKQNIEEILIQKRIIGNDEATKLLLDQIDKYAKTDVNVLIYGESGTGKELVANNIHYRSNRKYEKFVPINCGGLPHDLIESELFGYEKGAFTGAVSKKLGLFEIANNGTIFLDEVSELPQSAQVKLLRVIQEGEIEKIGRTERLKVDVRIIAATNKNLEELVRENRFREDLYYRLNVVPIKIQPLRKRQSDITELIDHFLNRFSREMGLQNPTIDKSGIDYLLNYNWFGNVRELKNVVQRLLFLDSNKIDEKLIKSVLSTELYSESKDGKIFNFSSIQDILPLKDLEMEFRHQYFSFVREKSISDAEAAKKLGLAPPNYYRMSKELGLK
- a CDS encoding histidine kinase, coding for MKKNTISENFGRYRFEFKHLTVLLIVLVAFQIILSIIQKTSLENFLDKTQNWYQRDSAERMANLNTTSLELLVENINNSVEKNEESKKKIIQSFNIIFSQQLLEPNVKQTCLIILKDNIPYIINDGKIFYDFLNHKTTELSPVNNYFKIAADLFLQHKQELMKQEEIYSLLDEDQTFHILVPFVPHGEFIGVFYMKNKPNFKFITEEILSSYDEVAIIYTSLIVLGLLAMYYISSYTVRERDEAKTLFYEEREEHLKDQIDHNKEAMFTKRIYHTHHKAEKVMGFIKEDLRHLTTENISSSKDKLNKYANFISRVIYDMKWYDPPIHTIRNPIFSTNINEVIKFIIDNLFLRISRSTNVFSFKLELDDKLPNVKINEFVVWEIVEPLMQNSIDHSKVKNVVITVTTKYNSETNTSLIEIKDNGVGIKQELLELSDEGIKKIFSESVSTNDEKTNRGYGCYIAHQMATKRCLWMIDAENLKEGGAKISLVIKN